DNA sequence from the Cellulophaga sp. HaHaR_3_176 genome:
ATAAAAAAAGAATCATGAAAAAATTTAAAATTATATACACCTTTATCGTCGTTCTTTTAATCTCAGCATGTGAAAATGAACTAGACATAAACCCAACCAATAACCTACCAGGGGAGCTAGCTTTTAATTCTGAAGTAAACATATCGTCTATTTTGATTGGCACCTATGAAGAAGCTGGCCAAGCAGATAGTTACGGAGGTAACTTACAAATGTTTACTGATTTACTAGGGTCTTCTGACCAACTGTTTTGGAATGGTACGTTTCAAGGGTACAGACAGGCTTTTCAAAAAAATATTTTAAATGACAATATTTTTATAGATGAAATTTGGGCCAATGCTTACGAAACTATCAATCAAACAAATCTTGTAATTGACAATATCGAGACTGTTACCAGCAGTACAGAAGAAAAAAATCGAATTGAAGGTGAAGCTAAATTTTTAAGAGCTTTAAATTATTTAGATTTAGTAAAAAGTTTTGGAATGCCATACGTAGCAGGGCAGGTTAATTCGCAATTAGGAGTTCCTTTACGCTTAAATGGAATTATTGATTACACATTAGACACAGCAATTGCCAGAAATACTGTTGAGGAAGTATACACTCAAATAATAGCTGATGCAACTGATGCTTACAATTTATTACCAGATACCAGTGATGAGTTTTATGCAGATAAATATGCTGCACAAGCTTTATTATCTAGAACATACTTTCAACAAGGTAATTATGAAGCCGCTAGAGACGCTGCAGACGACGTGATTGAAAACAGTGGGCATAGTTTGACTTCTAATTTTGCCTCAGCATTTAACAATGATAACAATAGCTCTGAAGACATCTTCGCTTTTCAAGTAACAAGCCAAACAGGTGCTCATGATTTAACAGTACATTATGCATCAGAAGCTGATGGAGGACGAGGTGGTGACATTACCATTGAAGATGGATATTTAGCTTTATTTGATGATGCTAATGATGAAAGAGCAAACTTTACATACATTAACCCTATTAACAATAGAAGACTTACTCTTAAATACACAAATCAATTTGCTAATATTAGCATATTTCGTATTGCTGAAATGCACCTAATAAGATTAGAAAGTAATTTTAAATCGGGAACTTCTATTGGCTTAGACCCTTTAACAGAAATAAATATACTAAGAGCAAGATCAAGTGCACAACCTTTAACTAGTCCGTTAACTTTAGATTTAATTTTTAATGAAAGACAGTTAGAGTTAGCCTTTGAAGGTTTTATTTTAAATGACGTAAAAAGAACACAACAGTCAGTTGGAAGTATAGCTTGGGACGATGACTCATTAATTCTGCCTATTCCTCAATCTGAAATGGATACAAACCCATTAATGGTTCAAAATTAAGAAGAAAAATATTTTCAAAAATCATAAAAACCGGTGGAAACATCGGTTTTTTTCTTTTAAAAAGTAAAAGGTAAGAAGCTTATAGCTTTTTTAAATATTCAATTACAGTAGTATTGAATATACTTGGTTGCTCTACATTTACTACATGCCCGCAGTTTTCAACCACAAAAAGATCTGATTTTACATGAGAAGCAACTATTTTTTCTATAGATGGTAAAAACAAATAATCTTCTCTACCCATTACATAAAGTGTAGGTATCTTAATATCTACCATTCTAAAAAAACGTAACAAAGGTTTTATTTCAGAAGTTAATTTAAACCAACGTATAAATTCTTTTTGATATAACTTTTTTGCCTCACGTACAAATAAAGATCTAGACTCTTTATGATTTTTGTTAGGCATGATTACAAAAGCAAAAAACTTATATAACCATATGTAAGGTATCACCGATTTAAAAATGACCCCTAAGCGCATTAAAACACGTGATCTCAGGTTTAATTTCATAATAGCACCACCCATAATCATACTTTCTACTCTGGTTGGGTATTTTTCGGCAAGATTACGAATTAAGATAGTTCCTAAAGAAATGCCTACAAAATGAGATTTCTCAATCTTTTCGTAATCGATAACGTCTAAAATATCATCCGTAATACAATCAAAAGTGTATTTATCACTAAACACATCTTTTAAATGTGTTTTTGAATTTCCGTGGCCCCTTAAGTCTAAAAGTAGTACGTTAAAATGTTTTCTAAACTCTCTAACTTGCTTAAACCAAATAGTCGAACTACCTCCTGCTCCATGAACAAAAGTCACCCACTTTGATGATGTTTTATGTATGTGTTTGGTGTAGCTAAGCAATTCTATTTTTTTGTAAATATAATCCATTTTTTCTCATGGAGTACAAAAGCATTAACCCTAAACTTTTAATGCAAATAATGTTACCATTAATCGATGTTTTTTACCATTCATCATCAAACTAAAACCACACACACAAAACAACTGATTTTTAGATAGATATAACGTTTTCTAAACATCCAAAATACCTATTTGAACGTATATTTGTAATAAACCATTAATACAACAACTATCATGAAAAGCCAGTATTGCAAAGTAGGCTCTGTTAAACCAATAAACAGTGGCGAACACTCAAACCTAATTATAGAAGGTTTTTACAGAGATTTTATAGATAAATCTAGCAATAATGAATATGCAAATACTAAATTAGGTGAGTTTTTTCAAACAAAAGCATTGCAATTCGAAAAGTTGTTAAATAGTATCTAATTAAAATTTAGCAGCTAATTCTAAATACATTTCTTGTTGTAATTCTTTAGCTTTTACCATTGCAGCTTCTGCAAAATTTTCGTCTGCGCTTGCATATATTATTCCACGTGAAGAGTTTACTAGCAAGCCCACAGATGAACTCATACCATACTTACACACTTCTTTTAAGCTTCCGCCTTGTGCACCAACACCTGGTACCAATAAAAAACTTTCTGGAACAATCTGCCTGATTTCTTCTAAAAAAGTAGCTTTGGTAGCACCTACTACGTACATTAAATTTTTTGAATTTTTATATGTTTTTGAAGTTTCTAAAACACGCTTATACAATTCTTTTCCTTCTAAAGATTTTGTTTGAAAATCAAAGGCACCTTCGTTAGATGTTAAAGCCAGTAAAATAGTATGTTTATCTTCAAAAGCTAGAAATGGCTCTACAGAATCTTTACCCATATATGGAGCTATTGTAACAGAATCAAATGCTAAATCTTCAAAAAAAGCTTTTGCATACATTGTTGAAGTATTACCAATATCACCTCGTTTTGCATCTGCAATCGTGAAAATTTCAGGATACCTCTCATTAATGTATTTGATGGTTTTTTCTAAAGCTTGCCACCCTTTTATACCGTAAGCTTCATAAAATGCTGTATTTGGCTTAAAAGCCACACAATACTCATGCGTAGCATCAATAATAGCTTTGTTAAATGCAAAAATCGGATCTTCTTCCTTTAACAAGTGTTTCGGAATCTTATTTATATCAACATCTAAACCTACACATAAAAAAGATTTTTTTTTATGTATTTGCGCTACTAACTGTTCTGTGGTCATTTCTGGTAATTTGTTATTTGTTTTCTACTTTAGCTATTCTATAAAATAAAAAAAGATTTTGTAATTGATTCTTGAACTGGATTTTCCCATATTTCAAAGTATCGTTTTACAAAATCTCTTCTTACTATTTAATTTAAAAAATTAGAAAATCTCTGAAGCTTCTTTTAGTTTCTCTGTATTTTCTACTAAACTTAATTCATCTAATATTTTCTGAATGTCACCATTCATTATATTTTGCAAATCGTATAATGTAAGTCCTATTCTATGATCGGTAACTCTACCTTGCGAATAGTTATATGTTCTAATTTTTGCAGAACGGTCACCACTACTTACTTGAGAGTTTCTTTTAGCAGCATCTTCTTCTTGTTTTTTCGCCAATTCTTGATCATACAAACGAGATCTCAATACTCTAAATGCCTTTTCTTTGTTTTTATGTTGTGATTTCTGATCTTGACATTGTGCTACCAAACCAGATGGAATGTGCGTTAAACGTACTGCTGAATAAGTTGTGTTTACCGATTGCCCACCAGGACCTGAAGAACAGAAAAAATCAATACGAACATCTTTTGCCTCTATATGAACATCAAACTCTTCTGCTTCTGGCAATACCATAACAGTAGCTGCACTTGTATGAACTCTACCTTGTGTTTCTGTTTGAGGCACACGTTGCACACGGTGTACACCTGCTTCAAACTTTAAAGTACCATAAACATCTTCACCAGTAACCTCAAACTGAATTTCTTTATACCCACCACTAGTACCTTCACTTAAATCTATAACATTGGTTTTCCAACCTTTAGATTCGCAATACTTTGTGTACATTCTAAATAAATCTCCAGCAAATATACTAGCCTCATCACCACCTGTACCTGCTCTTACCTCTACAACTACGTTTTTAGAGTCTTCAGGATCTTTAGGTATAAGCAATAGTTTTATTTCTTCTTCTAAACCTGGCAATCCAGACTTAGCCTCTTCCATCTGCATTTTGGCCATTTCAACCATCTCGGCATCGCTCCCATCAGAAATTATCTCTTGAGCTTCCTCTATATTATTTGTGTACTCAATATAAATATCTCTTTTATCTACAAGACTTTTAAGATCTTTATATTCTTTATTTAAGCTCACATAACGCTTTTGATCTGATATAATATCTGGTTGAATGATTAAATCAGATACCTCATCAAAACGCTGCTTTACTATATTTAATTTATCTAACATAATCGTGCTGACATTTTGTGCGAATTTACAATAAATTTGCACATTTAAACATAACTTAATACTGTGATACATTCAATTTTTAGAAAATTAACTCACTATTTAAGCTGAAATTAATTTTTAATAAAATTTTTCTATCTACAAATTTAAAAAACTTACCTCACAAATGTAGTTCCGAAAGTAACAATGTAAGAATTTAAACCATCACTACGATCGTATTTAGCAAATCGTAAATCGATTGTTTTAAGACCAAATGAAAAAACTTTAGCACTCGTAAATATATCCTTATAACGAAAACCCATTCCATATTGGTGTGCGTTAAAAGCTGATAAATCATAATCTGATGTGTAATATTGCAACGTAGACAAAGTCGTTTCTTTTTGATAAAAATAATCAGCTGCTGTTTGGCTATAATATCTATACGTTGGGTATGCCGTAAAAGTAGTACTCAATTTTATAGGAATTTCTAAACTGGCAGTATGAGATGTAATTCCCCAATCATCAGAATAAAAACGATAATAACTTCTTACAATAAAAGTATCATTAAGAAAGTAATTTAAACGTGCCCCTATCGGAATTTTAAACCGCGTATCTGGCAATCGTTCTACATCATCTGCTAATTGAAAATCTTCAATAAAAAAATCTTCTGTATCAGAAAAATAAACCCTTTGAAAAGGAGTACTCAACAAACCGTTCTGAGAAACCACGTCTAAAAAAACAGACCCTTGCAAACGCTTACTTAAAATTTGAGAAACACTTAATGATAATGAATACGAGTTTCTAACATCAGAATTGAAACTAGAAAAATTAGGACTATAAGTTCCATTTCCAATAATTCTATCATCAAAAAATACACCTCTTAACTCAATCGGATATTGAGGGTTCCACTTGTCAAAATATACTTTTGCACTTGCCGAAACCTCTGTATTTTTTTCATTGAACAACTGAGTGTAACCTCCTCCAAAACCTATAGAAGAATAATCATATTCAGAAGAAAAATAGGCATTTGCATTCCATACCCTGTTCCTATCATCTGAACTATGCTGGTATGATGGATTTAAATGAACCAAAGCATCTGACCTTGAAGCACCTGATGAAGCATTAAAAGGACTTGCTTGTTTGGTACCATCTAGCGGGTTTATATTACTTGAAGATGCCGAAGTATATGTTGAGATGCCGACATCTACAGTCAATATATCATCATCATTCATTGGCACTCTAACAATTAATGAACCTGTTGCATCTGTTAGCTCTTCAGTTCCTTCGCCACCTGAAACTGCCGCGTGCTCACCATCTTGACTGTAATAACTAAAAAGAGCATCAATTTCAGTACTTTCTAACACTCTTTTTTTATAGGATGTGTCTTTTGTTTCTTGAGAATAGCTAACAAAAATTCTGAAACATAAAAAAAGGCATAGATATACAATGTTTTGTTTTTTCATAATTCTAAAGTATTCTAATTACAACCGCAACCACCACCTGTTTTTCCACCATTAGCACCTGAAGAGGCCTCCCTGTATATCTGAAAATTAGTTTCAAATTGCTCTGAATTTTTAGCAGACAACATCATCTCATCATCATTTAAATATACCTTATCATACTCTTTAACCACTACACATGATGTACTACATAATGTTAAAAGTAAAAGAACAGTAATTTTTCTCATAAGTCTAAAGTTTAGCATTGGTATCAAATTGTATTCCTTCGCTTTTATGTACTTTATTATCTGAATCTACAATTATAATTTCAGCACCTTTTAATTGATTTATAAATGACAAACCTGTGTCTTTACCCATTATAAAAACAGCGGTCGCTAATGCATCACACAATTCTGCTGTTTTAGAAAAAACAGAAACACTATTTATACCTTTTGATGGATATCCTGTTCTAGGGTCTA
Encoded proteins:
- the prfA gene encoding peptide chain release factor 1, with the translated sequence MLDKLNIVKQRFDEVSDLIIQPDIISDQKRYVSLNKEYKDLKSLVDKRDIYIEYTNNIEEAQEIISDGSDAEMVEMAKMQMEEAKSGLPGLEEEIKLLLIPKDPEDSKNVVVEVRAGTGGDEASIFAGDLFRMYTKYCESKGWKTNVIDLSEGTSGGYKEIQFEVTGEDVYGTLKFEAGVHRVQRVPQTETQGRVHTSAATVMVLPEAEEFDVHIEAKDVRIDFFCSSGPGGQSVNTTYSAVRLTHIPSGLVAQCQDQKSQHKNKEKAFRVLRSRLYDQELAKKQEEDAAKRNSQVSSGDRSAKIRTYNYSQGRVTDHRIGLTLYDLQNIMNGDIQKILDELSLVENTEKLKEASEIF
- a CDS encoding DUF3570 domain-containing protein, which translates into the protein MKKQNIVYLCLFLCFRIFVSYSQETKDTSYKKRVLESTEIDALFSYYSQDGEHAAVSGGEGTEELTDATGSLIVRVPMNDDDILTVDVGISTYTSASSSNINPLDGTKQASPFNASSGASRSDALVHLNPSYQHSSDDRNRVWNANAYFSSEYDYSSIGFGGGYTQLFNEKNTEVSASAKVYFDKWNPQYPIELRGVFFDDRIIGNGTYSPNFSSFNSDVRNSYSLSLSVSQILSKRLQGSVFLDVVSQNGLLSTPFQRVYFSDTEDFFIEDFQLADDVERLPDTRFKIPIGARLNYFLNDTFIVRSYYRFYSDDWGITSHTASLEIPIKLSTTFTAYPTYRYYSQTAADYFYQKETTLSTLQYYTSDYDLSAFNAHQYGMGFRYKDIFTSAKVFSFGLKTIDLRFAKYDRSDGLNSYIVTFGTTFVR
- a CDS encoding DUF4266 domain-containing protein codes for the protein MRKITVLLLLTLCSTSCVVVKEYDKVYLNDDEMMLSAKNSEQFETNFQIYREASSGANGGKTGGGCGCN
- a CDS encoding RagB/SusD family nutrient uptake outer membrane protein, with the translated sequence MKKFKIIYTFIVVLLISACENELDINPTNNLPGELAFNSEVNISSILIGTYEEAGQADSYGGNLQMFTDLLGSSDQLFWNGTFQGYRQAFQKNILNDNIFIDEIWANAYETINQTNLVIDNIETVTSSTEEKNRIEGEAKFLRALNYLDLVKSFGMPYVAGQVNSQLGVPLRLNGIIDYTLDTAIARNTVEEVYTQIIADATDAYNLLPDTSDEFYADKYAAQALLSRTYFQQGNYEAARDAADDVIENSGHSLTSNFASAFNNDNNSSEDIFAFQVTSQTGAHDLTVHYASEADGGRGGDITIEDGYLALFDDANDERANFTYINPINNRRLTLKYTNQFANISIFRIAEMHLIRLESNFKSGTSIGLDPLTEINILRARSSAQPLTSPLTLDLIFNERQLELAFEGFILNDVKRTQQSVGSIAWDDDSLILPIPQSEMDTNPLMVQN
- a CDS encoding alpha/beta fold hydrolase encodes the protein MDYIYKKIELLSYTKHIHKTSSKWVTFVHGAGGSSTIWFKQVREFRKHFNVLLLDLRGHGNSKTHLKDVFSDKYTFDCITDDILDVIDYEKIEKSHFVGISLGTILIRNLAEKYPTRVESMIMGGAIMKLNLRSRVLMRLGVIFKSVIPYIWLYKFFAFVIMPNKNHKESRSLFVREAKKLYQKEFIRWFKLTSEIKPLLRFFRMVDIKIPTLYVMGREDYLFLPSIEKIVASHVKSDLFVVENCGHVVNVEQPSIFNTTVIEYLKKL
- the pyrF gene encoding orotidine-5'-phosphate decarboxylase, with protein sequence MTTEQLVAQIHKKKSFLCVGLDVDINKIPKHLLKEEDPIFAFNKAIIDATHEYCVAFKPNTAFYEAYGIKGWQALEKTIKYINERYPEIFTIADAKRGDIGNTSTMYAKAFFEDLAFDSVTIAPYMGKDSVEPFLAFEDKHTILLALTSNEGAFDFQTKSLEGKELYKRVLETSKTYKNSKNLMYVVGATKATFLEEIRQIVPESFLLVPGVGAQGGSLKEVCKYGMSSSVGLLVNSSRGIIYASADENFAEAAMVKAKELQQEMYLELAAKF